Sequence from the Pedobacter sp. D749 genome:
TAAACCGAGCCTTAAGCGAGCTCACAGAAGGTAATTTATTTCAGGGTCTATGCAGCGGAAAAGATGCTGAAATGAATTCAGCATGACGATCGCGTAGGTTAAACTTGCAAGTTTTTCCTGCGCACTGCCCATTTAAACTTCGCAAGAAAGCCTAAATCCCAACAACATCCTTTTTCTTTTTTTGCTTCATTGCTTTTGGGATAATTTCTAAAATCTCATCTTTTAAAGCATTAAGCATCCGTTTTTTAATGAAGTTTTTATGTGTTACCAGACTGATCTCACGTACAGGTTCAGGCGATTTAAAATGACGAACCTTGTTGATCTGCTTTGCATTTAATTCTGTTATAGCTAGCTCGGGCAATAGTGTTGCCCCTCCATTTAAATCAACCATACGCACCAGGGTTTCTACACTACCTGTATTATACTCCAACCCTTGTAACCTGTTGTTTTTTGTGGAGCGGCAAATGTTTAATACCTGATTACGCATGCAATGGCCTTCGTTTAAGAGCCAGATGTTTTCTTCGTTCAGATCTTCAGCATCTACGGCCTTCTTTCTATAGAGTTTGCTGTTTTTGCTGATGTAGCTTACAAAGTTTTCGTAATATAATGGGATTTCAGTAATGTTTGGGTCGGTAAGTGGGGTGGCTAAAATACCACAATCGAGTACTCCTGTTTTTAGGTGATGAATAATATCTTCGGTGGTATATTCCCAGATTAAAAGTTTTAATTCAGGATACTTATCTAACATGGCCGAAATCACTTCGGGAAGCAGGTAAGGTGCAACAGTTGGGATTACGCCTATTCTTAATTCTCCTAAAACATCCTGCTGCTGACTGCTGATCAGTTCTTTTATTTTTCCACTTTCCTGTAAAATAATCCTGGCTTGAGCAATAATCTGGGCGCCGATTTCGGTCGGACTTACGGGTTGTTTGCTCCTATCGAAAATTTTAACACTAATTAATTCTTCCAGTTTTTGCACCTGCATACTTAAAGTAGGTTGCGTTACAAAACATTTATCAGCAGCGGTAACAAAACTTCTGTAAGTATCTACAGCAACGATATATTCTAGTTGAACTAAAGTCATATAGTTGAAATTTATTTATTTTATCAAAGATATAAGTTTTAACTATATAAAATTAATGCATGAGAAAAATTCGTGATTGATTGAATGGAGTGGATTAAAACATTCTGTCATTCAACCCTTCTCTTATCCAGTCATTTCTTAATATCTGCTTTCGAAATCCTGATAAGCCAGGGCAATACCTTCTTTAAGCTCAATTTTATGTTTCCAGCCCAGGTTATGGAGTTTGCTTACGTCCATCAACTTGCGTGGTGTTCCATCCGGCTTAGTGGCATCGAATACCAATTCGCCTTCAAAGCCCAATACATCTTTGATTAATAAAGCGAGGTCTTTAATGGTTAAATCTTGTCCGGTTCCCACGTTAATCAGGTGCGGTTCGTTATAGTTTTGCATCAGGAAATAACAGGCATCTGCCAGGTCGTCTGCAAACAAAAATTCGCGCATAGGCGATCCGGACCCCCAAACAACAATTTCCTTTTCGTTGTTCGCTTTTGCCTCGTGTACCTTACGGATCAGAGCTGGTAAAACATGCGAATTTTGAGGATGATAGTTATCATTAAAACCATATAAATTTGTGGGCATCACTGAGATGAAATTGCATCCATACTGATCGCGGTAAGCATCGCACATTTTGATCCCTGCAATTTTTGCAATGGCATAAGGTTCGTTGGTGTGTTCTAAAGTTCCGGTTAAAAGATAATCTTCTTTTAATGGTTGTGGAGCCATTTTAGGGTAAATACAGCTCGACCCCAGGAACATTAGTTTCTTAACGCCGGTTACATAAGCATTATGGATCACGTTATTTTGTATGGCTAAATTTTCGTAGAGAAAATCGGCCCTGTATGTATTATTGGCTACAATGCCACCAACCTTTGCTGCAGCAAGAAACACATAATCTGGCTTTTCACTCGCAAAGAAATCAGTGACTGCCTGTTGGTTGCGCAGGTCAAGTTCGGCTGAAGTTTTGGTGATGATATTTTCGTAACCTTCTTTTTGCAGTTTACGGTAAATGGCCGAACCCACCATACCACGATGACCTGCAACATATATTTTAGCGTTTTTTTTCACGGTAATTTTTATAAGCTGCAAAAATACGATTCCTAAATAAGATTGCCGTTAATCTTTCTGGCAAAAGAAACTTCGATTATTGATTTAATTGTATTTTTGCAGAAAAAAAACTTTTGGGTAAAGATAAACTTAGGCGTTTTGCAGAAATCGAAACATTTGCAAACGTATATCAATTAGAACAAGGAAAAGCTTTAAAGGGAAACTGGGCTTCAGCACATTTTAAAAATGCGAATCCCATTGTGCTCGAATTGGCATGTGGAAAAGGAGAATATTCGGTAAATCTGGCAAGGTTGTTTCCGGATAAGAATTTCATCGGCATTGATTATAAAGGTAACCGCATTTGGCGCGGGGCCAAAACAGCTATTGAAGACGGGATCGATAATGTGGCTTTTTTAAGGATACAGATTGAAAATTTGTTGGATTACTTTAACGAAGGAGAAATTGATGAGATCTGGATTACCTTTCCTGATCCGCAACCACAGGATAGCCGTGAGAAAAAACGTTTAACTTTCCCCGCATTCTTAAACCGGTATAAACTTGTTTTAAAACCAGGTGGTCATGTTAATCTGAAAACAGATAACGACCAACTGTATGCTTACACCTGCGAAAAGGTTGCAGAATTAAGTTTACCTGTACAAAAAAATACCGATCATTTATATACTTCAGATCTGGTTGATGAAGTATTGTCGATCAAAACCTATTACGAGAAAAAATACTTGTTACACGATAAGAATATTAATTATATTCAATTTTCTTTTGAATAATGGATACCAACTTTTACGAACAGGTTTATGAGATTGCCCGTTTAATTCCGAAGGGAAGGGTTACT
This genomic interval carries:
- a CDS encoding hydrogen peroxide-inducible genes activator; this translates as MTLVQLEYIVAVDTYRSFVTAADKCFVTQPTLSMQVQKLEELISVKIFDRSKQPVSPTEIGAQIIAQARIILQESGKIKELISSQQQDVLGELRIGVIPTVAPYLLPEVISAMLDKYPELKLLIWEYTTEDIIHHLKTGVLDCGILATPLTDPNITEIPLYYENFVSYISKNSKLYRKKAVDAEDLNEENIWLLNEGHCMRNQVLNICRSTKNNRLQGLEYNTGSVETLVRMVDLNGGATLLPELAITELNAKQINKVRHFKSPEPVREISLVTHKNFIKKRMLNALKDEILEIIPKAMKQKKKKDVVGI
- a CDS encoding GDP-L-fucose synthase encodes the protein MKKNAKIYVAGHRGMVGSAIYRKLQKEGYENIITKTSAELDLRNQQAVTDFFASEKPDYVFLAAAKVGGIVANNTYRADFLYENLAIQNNVIHNAYVTGVKKLMFLGSSCIYPKMAPQPLKEDYLLTGTLEHTNEPYAIAKIAGIKMCDAYRDQYGCNFISVMPTNLYGFNDNYHPQNSHVLPALIRKVHEAKANNEKEIVVWGSGSPMREFLFADDLADACYFLMQNYNEPHLINVGTGQDLTIKDLALLIKDVLGFEGELVFDATKPDGTPRKLMDVSKLHNLGWKHKIELKEGIALAYQDFESRY
- the trmB gene encoding tRNA (guanosine(46)-N7)-methyltransferase TrmB, encoding MGKDKLRRFAEIETFANVYQLEQGKALKGNWASAHFKNANPIVLELACGKGEYSVNLARLFPDKNFIGIDYKGNRIWRGAKTAIEDGIDNVAFLRIQIENLLDYFNEGEIDEIWITFPDPQPQDSREKKRLTFPAFLNRYKLVLKPGGHVNLKTDNDQLYAYTCEKVAELSLPVQKNTDHLYTSDLVDEVLSIKTYYEKKYLLHDKNINYIQFSFE